The sequence CGGGACGTTTCTCCAATGGATCGGGGCGGGGTCCGTAGAGGCTGGTGATGCCGGTGGCGGCCAACGGCCAATCGAGGCTGATTGAAGTTGGTTTTAGATTGCGTTTGGGATGGAAGCGAACCCATTGTGGAGTTACCCAGCTTGGATCTTGTCGGGTTTTGGTCGGGGTTGAAGGATCTTCCGTAACCGTCCCGTTTTTACTATCTGCCGCCGATTCGAGAACAGGTGTGGGCTGGGGCAACATGGTGCCGCCCTGAGGCGCGTCTATTGGTGCTGGCCACGGCATTTTTTCGACGGCATGGCTACAACCACCCAGTAGGAGGCAAGCCATGATGAGCGTACGTTGCGACATCTTAAGAACGAGTATAATCCAAGCTGAGAAGATAGCCACTTGTTGATAACCCAGGAGCTCTCCATGGCCGAGCAGTATCAAGATGATGAACATTGGATGGGCCAGGCCCTTGAGGAAGCTCAGTTGGCCGCAGACAAGGGTGAAGTACCGGTAGGTGCCCTCGTGATTCACGAGGGGAAAGTCATTGCAAAAGCTCATAACCTACGGGAATTAAACAAAGATCCATTGGCTCACGCTGAATTATTAGCCATTGGAAAGGCAGCCGAAGAGCTCGGCCGCTGGAGGCTGATCGAGTGCACATTGTACGTCACATTGGAGCCATGCCCGATGTGTGCCGGAGCCATTGTGAACAGTCGACTCGATCGAATTGTTTACGGTGCGGGCGATCCAAGGGCGGGCGCGTGCGGGACAATTTTTAATATCGTGGAGGATGAACGGCTCAATCATCGCCCTGAAGTGGTCCGGGGAATTCTGAAAGAGCCGTGTTCGCAGATATTGTCTAAGTTTTTTAAGG comes from Deltaproteobacteria bacterium and encodes:
- a CDS encoding nucleoside deaminase, giving the protein MAEQYQDDEHWMGQALEEAQLAADKGEVPVGALVIHEGKVIAKAHNLRELNKDPLAHAELLAIGKAAEELGRWRLIECTLYVTLEPCPMCAGAIVNSRLDRIVYGAGDPRAGACGTIFNIVEDERLNHRPEVVRGILKEPCSQILSKFFKDLRAKRKDP
- a CDS encoding M23 family metallopeptidase, coding for MFIILILLGHGELLGYQQVAIFSAWIILVLKMSQRTLIMACLLLGGCSHAVEKMPWPAPIDAPQGGTMLPQPTPVLESAADSKNGTVTEDPSTPTKTRQDPSWVTPQWVRFHPKRNLKPTSISLDWPLAATGITSLYGPRPDPLEKRPGFHYGVDMSAEYGTVVQSTAAGRVILAGWNGGHGRRVVIQHIAGYRTSYSHLSQVTVVQGSWIESGHSIGRVGNSGRSTGPHLHLEVTRFGEHLDPLDLLGTKLSTD